One window of Nymphaea colorata isolate Beijing-Zhang1983 chromosome 1, ASM883128v2, whole genome shotgun sequence genomic DNA carries:
- the LOC116265644 gene encoding probable protein phosphatase 2C 52 — protein sequence MVCYSILKTVSAPLGHFINFLRPQVHTRGFRRNFDERFGDPHPVVLRIKGLRMMIDSGKPVESGVANVLPEKEDVIYGDFASGGWKSEDGSISCGYSSFRGKRINMEDFYDVKISKIDGKTVCLFGIFDGHGGSRAAEYLKEHLFENLMKHPQFITDTKLAISETYQKTDAEFLEAESNTFRDDGSTASTAVLVGSHLYVANVGDSRTVISKAGKAIPLSEDHKPNRSDERKRIENAGGVVLWAGTWRVGGVLAMSRAFGNRLLKQFVVAEPEIQEEEVDKELEFLVIASDGLWDVVPNEDAVSLVRTIEEPEQAARKLTETAFTRGSADNITCVVVRFHHDAPDDPVCSE from the exons ATGGTATGCTACTCCATATTAAAGACGGTCTCTGCTCCGTTGGgccattttatcaattttttgagGCCGCAAGTTCACACCAGGGGTTTTAGGAGGAATTTTGATGAAAGATTTGGAGATCCACATCCTGTTGTTCTTAGAATTAAGGGACTCAGAATGATGATTGATTCAGGGAAGCCAGTTGAATCTGGAGTAGCTAATGTGCTACCAGAGAAAGAAGATGTAATTTATGGTGATTTTGCAAGTGGCGGGTGGAAGAG CGAAGATGGGAGCATCAGCTGTGGATATTCTAGTTTTAGGGGAAAGAGAATCAACATGGAAGATTTTTACGATGTTAAAATATCCAAGATTGATGGGAAGACTGTTTGCTTATTTGGGATTTTTGAtg GCCATGGTGGTTCTCGTGCTGCTgaatatttaaaggaacatCTATTCGAGAATCTAATGAAGCACCCACAGTTCATTACTGACACAAAATTGGCTATAA GCGAGACCTACCAAAAGACTGACGCAGAGTTCTTGGAAGCTGAAAGCAATACTTTCAGGGATGATGGTTCAACAGCATCCACAGCGGTATTGGTTGGTAGCCACTTATATGTTGCAAATGTTGGAGATTCACGCACGGTTATATCTAAGGCAGGAAAAG CAATTCCTCTTTCTGAGGACCATAAGCCAAATAGAAGTGATGAGCgcaaaagaattgaaaatgcTGGAGGAGTTGTCCTGTGGGCAG GTACATGGAGGGTTGGAGGTGTTCTGGCAATGTCTCGTGCATTTGGTAACCGTCTATTGAAACAATTTGTTGTTGCGGAGCCTGAGATCCAG GAAGAAGAGGTTGACAAGGAGTTGGAATTTCTGGTGATCGCTAGCGATGGATTGTGGGATGTAGTTCCAAACGAG GATGCTGTGTCGCTGGTGAGGACAATTGAGGAGCCGGAGCAAGCGGCTCGAAAATTGACAGAGACTGCGTTTACGCGAGGGAGTGCAGATAACATCACGTGTGTGGTTGTCAGATTTCACCATGATGCACCAGATGATCCCGTTTGTTCTGAATAG
- the LOC116255268 gene encoding uncharacterized protein LOC116255268 isoform X1, which yields MTSEMKTLQDSQPCQAEKQPSSQGSHDSQGDQHDIPATETPVVDSGSGSISSSESRKVSREDIELVQNLIERCLQLYMNRAEVVKTLLNRARIEPGFTSLVWQKLEEENSDFFRAYYIRLKLKKQIMLFNHLLEQQYRLMKCPVPPKVPLAPMQNGIHPMPVNNLPMGYPVLQQPPMHATGQPHLDPMACGLSNCHVVNGVPAPSNFHPIRINSGNDASAEVGPVIPSCSAMSSMSEMAMSPASASSGHFPFSSTELSGMGVDTPALDSAFSSDVATSVGLQLGADSGVGSTRDSIRSLDQMPWNFSFSDLTADLTNLGDLGALGNYSGSPFLPSGSDILIDSPEHDVEEFFVDSVAGTCSQSDEEKT from the exons ATGACATCTGAAATGAAGACACTGCAG GACTCTCAACCATGTCAAGCAGAAAAGCAGCCTTCATCACAAGGGTCACATGATTCTCAAGGGGATCAACATGACATACCAGCTACTGAGACTCCTGTTGTTGACTCAGGTTCAGGATCAATTTCAAGCAGTGAAAGCAGGAAAGTTTCTCGTGAAGACATTGAACTT GTCCAGAATTTGATAGAACGTTGTCTGCAGTTGTACATGAATAGAGCAGAAGTGGTAAAGACTCTTCTAAATCGGGCAAGAATAGAACCTGGTTTTACAAGCTTGG TATGGCAGaaattggaagaagaaaattctGACTTCTTCAGAGCCTACTATATTAGACTGAAACTGAAAAAGCAGATAATGTTGTTTAATCATTTGCTTGAGCAACAATACCGCCTCATGAAGTGCCCTGTCCCACCAAAAGTTCCCTTGGCTCCCATGCAAAATGGAATCCATCCCATGcctg TTAACAATCTACCTATGGGATATCCAGTTCTCCAGCAGCCTCCAATGCATGCTACTGGGCAACCTCATCTTGATCCCATGGCTTGTGGCTTGTCAAATTGTCATGTAGTGAATGGTGTGCCTGCTCCCAGCAATTTTCACCCAATCCGGATCAATTCTGGGAATGA TGCTTCTGCTGAGGTGGGACCTGTGATTCCTTCATGTAGTGCCATGTCATCTATGTCAGAAATGGCTATGAGTCCTGCTTCTGCATCAAGTGGTCACTTTCCATTCAGTTCTACGGAGTTATCAGGGATGGGTGTAGATACACCAGCACTTGATTCAGCATTTTCATCAGATGTGGCAACCAGCGTTGGTCTGCAGCTTGGTGCTGATAGTGGGGTCGGCTCCACAAGGGATTCCATCAGATCTCTGGATCAGATGCCATGGAATTTCAGCTTTTCTGATCTGACTGCGGACTTGACAAACTTGGGAG ATCTAGGTGCTTTAGGAAATTACAGTGGGTCGCCATTTCTGCCATCTGGATCAGATATTCTAATCGATTCTCCAGAACATGATG TTGAAGAATTCTTTGTTGATTCAGTGGCTGGAACATGCTCTCAATCTGATgaagagaaaacataa
- the LOC116255268 gene encoding uncharacterized protein LOC116255268 isoform X2, with the protein MTSEMKTLQDSQPCQAEKQPSSQGSHDSQGDQHDIPATETPVVDSGSGSISSSESRKVSREDIELVQNLIERCLQLYMNRAEVVKTLLNRARIEPGFTSLVWQKLEEENSDFFRAYYIRLKLKKQIMLFNHLLEQQYRLMKCPVPPKVPLAPMQNGIHPMPVNNLPMGYPVLQQPPMHATGQPHLDPMACGLSNCHVVNGVPAPSNFHPIRINSGNDAMSSMSEMAMSPASASSGHFPFSSTELSGMGVDTPALDSAFSSDVATSVGLQLGADSGVGSTRDSIRSLDQMPWNFSFSDLTADLTNLGDLGALGNYSGSPFLPSGSDILIDSPEHDVEEFFVDSVAGTCSQSDEEKT; encoded by the exons ATGACATCTGAAATGAAGACACTGCAG GACTCTCAACCATGTCAAGCAGAAAAGCAGCCTTCATCACAAGGGTCACATGATTCTCAAGGGGATCAACATGACATACCAGCTACTGAGACTCCTGTTGTTGACTCAGGTTCAGGATCAATTTCAAGCAGTGAAAGCAGGAAAGTTTCTCGTGAAGACATTGAACTT GTCCAGAATTTGATAGAACGTTGTCTGCAGTTGTACATGAATAGAGCAGAAGTGGTAAAGACTCTTCTAAATCGGGCAAGAATAGAACCTGGTTTTACAAGCTTGG TATGGCAGaaattggaagaagaaaattctGACTTCTTCAGAGCCTACTATATTAGACTGAAACTGAAAAAGCAGATAATGTTGTTTAATCATTTGCTTGAGCAACAATACCGCCTCATGAAGTGCCCTGTCCCACCAAAAGTTCCCTTGGCTCCCATGCAAAATGGAATCCATCCCATGcctg TTAACAATCTACCTATGGGATATCCAGTTCTCCAGCAGCCTCCAATGCATGCTACTGGGCAACCTCATCTTGATCCCATGGCTTGTGGCTTGTCAAATTGTCATGTAGTGAATGGTGTGCCTGCTCCCAGCAATTTTCACCCAATCCGGATCAATTCTGGGAATGA TGCCATGTCATCTATGTCAGAAATGGCTATGAGTCCTGCTTCTGCATCAAGTGGTCACTTTCCATTCAGTTCTACGGAGTTATCAGGGATGGGTGTAGATACACCAGCACTTGATTCAGCATTTTCATCAGATGTGGCAACCAGCGTTGGTCTGCAGCTTGGTGCTGATAGTGGGGTCGGCTCCACAAGGGATTCCATCAGATCTCTGGATCAGATGCCATGGAATTTCAGCTTTTCTGATCTGACTGCGGACTTGACAAACTTGGGAG ATCTAGGTGCTTTAGGAAATTACAGTGGGTCGCCATTTCTGCCATCTGGATCAGATATTCTAATCGATTCTCCAGAACATGATG TTGAAGAATTCTTTGTTGATTCAGTGGCTGGAACATGCTCTCAATCTGATgaagagaaaacataa